The genomic DNA ACACGCTCCAGTTCATGGCCGAGCCTGATCAGGCTGAACAGGGCGACCATGTTTTCGGGGTTCATCCTGACGGCTTCGACGAACAGGGAATAGGCATTCTCCTTTTCGCCGTTTTCCATCCTGATGAGCGCGATTCCGGAAAGACTCTTGTCGGTCGGCTCGATCTTGTGGGCCTTCTCGTACATGATCAGGGCGTCGGCCAGATTGCCGCGCTGCACGGCCACGGTGGCCAGCCCCAGGTACGGATCAGGGTGGATGCCATTGGAGCTGACGGCTTTCTTGTAATACTCTTCAGCCTTGTCGAGCTCACCCATGAACAGGTAGCACTCACCGAGTTCCTTGTTGATTTCGTAATCCAGATGTCCACTCATGACATTCCCCTCCATTTCTCCTTTACCCGGCGGCCAGGTCGAAAGTCTCCTGGGCCTCAATCGGCCCGCGCATGTGCCAAGCAAACGGTGTGCCAAACGCGAAAAGCTTTGCGAACCATAAAGAAAACCCACCTTGTGGGGATGCACATTTTTTTGCCCACACAGGACAAACAGCTGAAATAACAATGTTATCATATTCACAGGGCAAATAGTGCCCTGCCCCGCCCCCAAGTGTCGGCAGACCACCCTGCATATTGTTCCCACCCATTACCTATAATTTATGTCGCATGGTCGTCGCCCAGCAATGGGCCATCTGAAAGCGGGACAACCACTAGCTATCCGCTTAAATCAATAAGATCAAGTAATTATGCAATTGGAACGCTAGTTGCTAATCACCTCGCGAGATCGGCGGAAAAATATGCCCGCCGATGCCGGGATGCCAGGAAACGCAGGAGGAACAAGGCATGAAGGGACTTTTCGGGAATCACATCCAATTGACGGCAAAGGTCCTCGACCTGAGGCTGGAACGTCAAAATGTCGTCATGGGCAACATCTCCAACGTCGATACGCCCGAGTACAAAGCCCGCCGTCTCGAATTCGAGGACAAGCTCCAGCAGGCGCTCAACCACGACGCGCGCGGCAAGATGACCCGGACCCAGCAGAGCCATCTGCCCGCAGTCTTCAACGCGGACGGGTTCCAGGGCGACGGCATCAAGGACTTCAAACCCCGCCATGTCCATGGCGAAGACAGCGTGGACATGGACAAGGAGATGGCCATCATGGGCAAGAACGGCCTGATGTACAACGCCCTGGCCAGTGTCATCAAAAAGAATTTCGAAGGGTTGCAGAAAGTCATAATGGAAGGAGGCAAGTAAATGGACTTCATGACCGCACTCGACATCGGCGCGTCAGGGCTCAAGGCGCAACGCGCCACGCTCAATGTCATCTCCATGAACATGGCCAACATGCGGACTACCAAGACCCTGGAGGGCGGCCCCTACCAGCGCAAATCGGTCTCGTTTGAATCCACCCCGGTCTACTCGCCCTTTGACGAAGCCATGAACAACCAGCTCAACCGCGAGCTGCACGGGGTCAAGGTGCTCGGCGTGACCGCTGACGAGCGCCCCTTCAAGCAAGTTTACGAGCCGCATCATCCCGATGCCAACGACCTGGGCTATGTCTACTACCCCGACATCAACGTGGTCGAGGAAATGACCAACATGATGAACGCCACCCGAGGCTACGAGGCCAACGTGCAAACCATCGAGTCCGTCAAGCAGATGTTCAACAAGGCGCTGCAGATCGGCGTGTAAGGATCAAGGAGCAAAGCAATGGTTGTCAAAAGCATCGCCATCAACGCCTATCAGAACGCCATGGACATGCGCCGCAGGTCGGTGGATTCCACGGTGGCCTCCCGGTTGCAGAAGCCACAAGCCCCGGTGGAGGGATTCAGCAACACGCTGAAGAGCTCCCTTGACAAGGTCAACAACATGCAGGCGGAAAAGAATTTGATGATCGAGGAGTTCGCCTCGGGAAAACGGCAGAATGTCCACGAACTCATGATCACCATGCAAAAGGCCGGGCTGGCCATGTCCATGACCAGCGCCGTGCGCGCCAAGGTCATGACCGCATATCAGGAACTCATGAAGATGTCGTTCTAGCGGCTTACCAACGCATCGGTTCGAAAACGAATAATTCCTCGGGAGAGAAGAGATGTCTCCGTTCATCGCTGAATACTGGACGAAAATTCACGGCTTCTGGTCGGACCGCACGGCGGCCCAGCGCATCCTCATAGGCGGCCTGGCTGTATCCGTGGTCATCGCCTTCGCGCTGATGATCTACTGGATGAACAAGCCCGACTACAAGGTGCTGATGACCAATCTCTACCCCGAGGACGCCTCCCGCATCGTCGGCATGCTCCAGGCCGAGAAAGAGCAGTATGTGCTCGACGACAACGGCAAGACAATCCTGGTGCCTGCCGACCGCGTCTACGAGCTGCGCCTGAAGGTGGCTGGCGAGGGCAACCTCCACGGCCAGGGCATCGGCTTCGAGATATTCGACAACGTCCAGATCGGCCAGACCGACTTCGTGCAGCACATCAATTTCCAGCGCGCCCTGCAGGGCGAGCTGTCGCGCACCATCACCGAATTCCCGCAGATCGAGCAGGCGCGCGTTCACCTGGTCATCCCCAAGAAGAGCCTGTTCATCGAGGACCAGATGCCGCCCTCGGCCTCGATCATCCTCCAGCTCAAGGACAACGCCAAGCTGGCCGCCAACGAGGTCCAGGGCGTGGTCAACCTCGTGTCCATGGCCGTGGAGGGGCTCGAACCCAAGAACATCACCGTGACCGACATGAAGGGCCGCCCGCTCTACACGCCCGAAGACGACTCCGGCGGCCTGGCCCTGTCCAATACCCAGCTTGAATACAAGGCCGACATCGAGAACACCACCCAGCGCCGGATCATGGAACTGCTCGGCCCGGTGGTCGGTCCCGAAAAGGTCATCGCCCGCGTCAACGCGGACCTTGATTTCAGCCAGAAGACCATCCGCAAGGAGAGCTACGACCCCGACGGCTCGGTGGTCCGCTCCGAGACCCGCAGCGAGGAAACCACTGCTGGCGCGGCCTCCCTGGCCGGCGGCGAGCCCGACGCCAACTTCCGCGGCGACGGATTCACCGGCACGCGCACCACCCAGGACTCCACCCGCGAGTCGCGCACCACCAACTTCGAGATCAACAAGCAGGAAGAAAACATCATCGCCCCTGTCGGGGAGTTGAAACGATTGAGCGTTGCGGTTATCGTGGACGGAACGTGGCAGACCGAGGAGGATACCGGCAAGTCCGTGTATGTCCCTCGCTCCGCCGAGGAGCTTGAGCGCATCAAGAACCTGATCGCCGGGG from Pseudodesulfovibrio aespoeensis Aspo-2 includes the following:
- a CDS encoding tetratricopeptide repeat protein encodes the protein MSGHLDYEINKELGECYLFMGELDKAEEYYKKAVSSNGIHPDPYLGLATVAVQRGNLADALIMYEKAHKIEPTDKSLSGIALIRMENGEKENAYSLFVEAVRMNPENMVALFSLIRLGHELERVADIIPYLRNYLEIDPAKHEVRFSMAGCLMCSGQPDAAREQLEFILEANPDFSAARELLEQLQA
- the flgB gene encoding flagellar basal body rod protein FlgB; its protein translation is MKGLFGNHIQLTAKVLDLRLERQNVVMGNISNVDTPEYKARRLEFEDKLQQALNHDARGKMTRTQQSHLPAVFNADGFQGDGIKDFKPRHVHGEDSVDMDKEMAIMGKNGLMYNALASVIKKNFEGLQKVIMEGGK
- the flgC gene encoding flagellar basal body rod protein FlgC, producing the protein MDFMTALDIGASGLKAQRATLNVISMNMANMRTTKTLEGGPYQRKSVSFESTPVYSPFDEAMNNQLNRELHGVKVLGVTADERPFKQVYEPHHPDANDLGYVYYPDINVVEEMTNMMNATRGYEANVQTIESVKQMFNKALQIGV
- the fliE gene encoding flagellar hook-basal body complex protein FliE gives rise to the protein MVVKSIAINAYQNAMDMRRRSVDSTVASRLQKPQAPVEGFSNTLKSSLDKVNNMQAEKNLMIEEFASGKRQNVHELMITMQKAGLAMSMTSAVRAKVMTAYQELMKMSF
- the fliF gene encoding flagellar basal-body MS-ring/collar protein FliF, whose translation is MSPFIAEYWTKIHGFWSDRTAAQRILIGGLAVSVVIAFALMIYWMNKPDYKVLMTNLYPEDASRIVGMLQAEKEQYVLDDNGKTILVPADRVYELRLKVAGEGNLHGQGIGFEIFDNVQIGQTDFVQHINFQRALQGELSRTITEFPQIEQARVHLVIPKKSLFIEDQMPPSASIILQLKDNAKLAANEVQGVVNLVSMAVEGLEPKNITVTDMKGRPLYTPEDDSGGLALSNTQLEYKADIENTTQRRIMELLGPVVGPEKVIARVNADLDFSQKTIRKESYDPDGSVVRSETRSEETTAGAASLAGGEPDANFRGDGFTGTRTTQDSTRESRTTNFEINKQEENIIAPVGELKRLSVAVIVDGTWQTEEDTGKSVYVPRSAEELERIKNLIAGAVGFDSVRGDSIEVSNISFGEPSLYDGDSLMRTMLEYAQRLGKPFLNGLLIFLFLILVVRPVIMALIRPRVAEQEIEEMAGLPGSQRLALEEEEIDEEAMDMSRRLENAKNHAVQLSDDNMDQAVHLLKSWLAQEA